AAAATTATCTGTACCTGAACTTTCCAAGAATGTAGAGCAATAGAATTTCCCCATTTGGTCTGAAAATATGTGTATGTGtggatttaagaaaaataagttttctatcATAAGCCAAATACAAATGAGTTATTCAATGACAGAAATTCATTAGTGAAACAAATAATTCTTCAATCATCACTAGCATTACTTTCAAAGTAGAGCAAGCCACATCAAATCTGCATacaaacaggaaatgagacCGAGACTAAggtaaactaaaaaaaaaagaaaatacaaaaaaaacaacactggcCAATCTTTGAAAGTGGTGAATGCCAAGATTAAAATTCAAGCAATAATTGCACAACTTAAGCACAATAACCAGAGAAACAACTGTTAAAATTCACACTCCCAACTGTGGGAGTTGGATGTACACTGAGGAAATGGATTTATGCAACTTAGACATCAGCCTGACCatagaacaaacacaatccattCTTTACTACAGCATAAGGCTTCCTGTTATCCATATCGCAGCAAGAAGTCAACACAACGACCAAAAGGAAAGGGTCACAAGGCAACTTTAAAAACCCTTCctaaaagcaaatgaaaaaaaatgggCCCTATGCATCTTGAACACTGAAATACTTAAATTTAAACCTTATGtataacaaacacacacattaacaagctaataaatccaaaaaaaaccccagaaaataTTATCCTGAAAACAAATTACGTTATAACACACAATTTCAGAAGTCTTCATGAAGTTTATTTCAGGACCAAGGatagagaaagaaacagaagctCTGATTCCTTTAAAAAGCAAGAGGAGAAGTagaaaataagcaacaaatataaagaaattttTAAGATTTGTGTTGAAAATCATGGATATAAAAGAAGAATACACCTCAAACCTATTTGAAAGTGAATGAAAAGTAAGCATGAGAAAAGGTCTGGCTTGAAAGGAGAAAGCATTTTACAGTGATCTTTCTTTATAACTAATGATTGCAAGCTCAAGCTTTGAAACATTATACAAAACATACatatgacaacaataaaaaagagaaaatagcaCCACAGTCTTACTTCTAATTAATGATTGAAAGGTGAGTCTTTCCTCTGCTCATATGgattacaaaaaagaaacaacaaactgatGCAATAAAGAAATGCATACAAGTTCTCACAAAAACAGCATTATATAACTTCTTATTCATCACAGCAGCAAGAGGAGAAGAACAAATTACAATTCCCTTCGAGTGCTTTCCGGTGATagactaaaattaaaattttacccACTTAATCTGCAGGCAGCTATGAAACAACTTGCaaaaaaacttttgattaataaaatgataGGTATTGTTGAGAAGTCAGATCGAAAAATCCATATTAAACCCAACCATGAACTCAATAACGAAAATGAACTCGTGTAAAATGCATCTGGTAAGGAGATTTCAAGAATAGAATATGGACCATTAAATACCTTCACAAACATTAGAACATTTTAAGCaatttataataaatacaaaatgagtTTCATGAATTAAAAGAGTAGTGACTGAATCAAAAAAGATTTATAAATTCATACCTCTGGGGAATCATCACAGACTCCAAAAACATCAGCAAAGTCTGTTGGACTTTTCTTCAGAGTCTGGTCAGCAGGCAGCGTGTTGTCATTGTAAGATGATACAAACTTAAAGTCACTGGTTCTGGATCCTGTTGTCAGGTAGGCATCATAATTATAGGTGCTGCGTAAAGTTCCTGTACCGTCAACATCTGAGTAATTTGGAGGTAGATAAGCTCCTGGGATGGCTACTGCTCCATCAAAcaacagtctgggctttctcctaCGACAAAACCTCACACCCAGGATGATGATGACGAAGGTCAGAAAGAAGGTGGACACAGAAACCAGTGCAATGATCAGATAAAGGGTCAGTTTGGAGTTCTTCTCATCATAagaaatgtctttcagttctgGCACTTCAGCCAAGTTATCAGAAATAAGTAAATACATTGAACAGGTGGCAGACAGAGAGGGCTGTCCATTATCTTTCACTGCAACAATCAGGTTCTGTTTCATGCTGTCAGATTCTGAAATGTCCCGCTGTGTCCTGATTTCTCCACTGTGCAAATCAATAATGAAAAGTCCAGGATCTGTGGCTTTGACTATATGATAGGACAGCCAGGCGTTCTGTCCAGAGTCTGCGTCCACTGCTATCACTTTGGACACCAGAGATCCTCCATGTGCAACTTTAGGGACCAACTCAGTCATGAAGGAGCTGCCCTCTGGTGCTGGATACAATATCTGAGGAGAGTTGTCATTGATATCTGATATGAACACACTGACAGTCACGTtgctgctgagaggaggagAACCATTGTCTCTGGCCATCACTTGGACTTTGAAACTCCTGAACTGTTCATAATCAAATGACCTCACAGCGTGGATCACTCCTGTGTCTCCATTAACAGATAGATAGGAGGACACCGAGGCACCGTTCACCTCACCAGGTAACAGAGAATAAATCACTGTACCGTTTTGTCTCCAGTCAGGATCTCGAGCAGAAACAGTACATAAAGAGGAGCCAGGTTTGTTATTTTCACTCACATATGCGCTGTAGGACTGTTCCTCAAACACAGGTGGGTTGTCATTGATGTCAGCTACAGATAACTGAATAATTTTAGAGGAGGACAGAGGAGGAGAGCCTTCATCAGTGGCAAAGATTGTAATGTTGTAATCAGATACTAGTTCACGGTCCAGTTGTCCTGTGGTCACCAGAGAATAATAGTTTTTAATAGAAGGAACCAACTTAAAAGGGACATTTTCCTGGATGGAGCAGCGAACCTGTCGGTTATTCTCAGAGTCTCTGTCCTGTACATTAATGATGCCCACCTCTGTACCAGCTGGAGTGTCTTCTGGTATGGGATTGGTCAGTGATTTAAGACTGACTACAGGGGCGTTGTCGTTCATATCAGTGATAGAAATGATAACCTTAGCATAAGATGATAACCCCAGACCATCTTTTGCTTTAATACGTATTTCATATGATGTTGTAACTTCATAATCTACTGCATCCATTACACGTATTTCCCCTTTTTTACTATCAATGCTGAATATTTTCATCACTTCATCTGTAACATGTCCAAAATCATAGGTCACATCTCCATTCACTCCCTCATCTGCATCAGTTGCGCTCACTGTTATCACTACAGTACCAATAGGAGAGTTTTCAGGCAGACTGGCTTTATAAACGGCCTGGCTAAACACTGGGGCGTTATCATTAGCATCCAGTACAGTTACATGTATGACCACTGTACCTGATCTCTGAGGAGATCCGCCATCTAAAGCTGTAAGGAGtaaattaatttccttttgtttttctcgaTCAAGTTCCTTATCTAAAACAAGCTCCACTGTGTTTCCATTCGCAGCCAGAATAAAATTTTCGTTCTTTTCAAGGCTATATTGCTGAACTGAATTTTGTCCTACATCCGCATCGTGAGCCTCCTCGATTAAAAAGCGAGCTCCTCTGTCTGCCGATTCTCTAATTTCTAAGTCTATTTTTACGTCCTTAAATACTGGTGAGTTATCATTAATATCTTGAATATGAAGGCTGATCCGATGCAGCTCCAGAGGATCTTCCAAAACGAGCTCTTGTTTTAGGATACATGAAGCCTTTTCGCCACAAAGGCCTTCACGATCAATCCTCTCGGTCACCATCAGCGCTCCGTTTCTCACGTTGATGTCACAGTAACGTTTATCACTCTCCTCGGTGTCAATGCGGGCTCTTCTGGTGGACAGCGCACCTGTCTGCAGCCCGAGATCCTTCGCGATATTTCCAATAACTGATCCTCGTTTCATCTCCTCTGGAAAGGAATAACTCTGTTCTCCATGCGCGAcgtgcagaagaaaaaaagagaagctaaCCAGCGACGGAAAGATTACCATTTTTAAACCCGATTTCAAATGTTAGTTCTGAAAGGGTTTAGGTAGTAGTTCCTTAAATATAACCGGATGAGATAAAACGACGAAATGCGTCAATTCAGCGATCCTTCTTTTTAATATAGAACAGCTCCAAGGCGCAAATCCGGGAACTTAACAAAGGAAGGAGGAATGATGTTATTTTATGCTGGTATAGAGCGACATCTTGAGCTCAGCTGAGCAACATTACTCGCTTTTAAACAATGCAAATAAATCGAACTGTCAAATagtgtttaatgtttttgaacagttttcaaTATAGATAATCGAAAATTGAAATCACATCAGATATTGGAGtttaataaacatgaaaaatctATCAACTTGAAACCAGGAACACCAACAGACTGCATCCTAATGCACTTCCTTCTATCTTTACTCTGCAAGTGACCATGGCGCAAAGTAATCTATTACCGTCAATATAACATGGTTTCAGGTGTGGACAgcatattaataaataataacaacaacaacaacaacaataataataataataataataataataataataataatgacacaGCATTTTGCAAGTCATAAAGCAGTCAAATTCGCTttacaagagaaataaaaaacaaacagtttttttaaatcagacacTTAATGATTTTATGTACAAAATGTCAGGTAAGTGCTGCTATTAGATTCAAGTAGACAAAGATAAGTTTTAACTTCTGGAAttgtaaacagtttttaacatttaactcaTGTAGTATTGTATGTTTGTTATCCTGTTCCTAAAGTAGCACCAATAAATTACTGCATTATTGCAAAGTAAATCACAACAAATATAGAGAAACCGTACAGTGAAATAGgagtttttttccctcagatTTTAAACTGATATTGTAATGTAATTGACATTAAATTGTATATCATTTTCATCTAACCAGTTTATAAACTAGCAATACTAGAACACTGCATTATCACCAGTTAAGCCTCAAAATATCACCCAGTAACATGGAGGAAATTCTAGTGTAAAAGAAAACCAGTTATGttcttatttacttatttattttataattatttttaataattattaccACGTAACTCACTCTGGATGAGACATCTGGACAGAAAACTCCTACAaatgttcaacatttttctgatgtGGCTGATGGAAAAAGGGTTTGTTCAGGAGGAACTTATCAAAGGGAATGTCAGCCATTAAAAAATTATCTGTACCTGAACTTTCCAAGAATGTAGAGCAATAGAATTTCCCCATTTGGTCTGAAAATATGTGTATGTGTggatttaagaaaaatacattttctatcaTAAGCCAAATACAAATGAGTTATTCAATGACAGAAATTCATTAGTGAAACAAATAATTCTTCATTCATCACAAGCATTACTTTCAAAGTAGAGCAAGCCACATCAAATCTGCATacaaacaggaaatgagacCGAGACTAAggtaaactaaaaaaaaaagaaaacacaaaaaaacaacactggcCAATCTTTGAAAGTGGTGAATGCAAAGCTTAAAATTCAAGCAGTAATTGCAGAACGTAAGCACAATAACCAGAGAAACAGCTGTTAAAATTCACACTTCCACCTGTGGGAGTTGGATGTACACTGAGGAAATGGATTTATGCAACCTAGACATCAGCCTGACCatagaacaaacacaatccattCTTTACTACAGAATAAGGCTTCCTGTTATCCATATCGCAGCAAGAAGTCAACACAATGACAAAAAGGAAAGGGTCACAAGGCAACTTTAAAAACCCTTCctaaaagcaaatgaaaaaaatgggCCCTATGCATCTTGAACACTGAAATACTTACATTAAAACCTTATGtataacaaacacacacattaacaagctaataaatccaaaaaacccagaaaatatTATCCTGAAAACAAATTACGTTATAACACACAATTTCAGAAGTCTTCATGAAGTTTATTTCAGGACCAAGGatagagaaagaaacagaagctCTGATTCCTTTTAAAAGCAAGAGGAGAAGTagaaaataagcaacaaatataaagaaattttTAAGATTTGTGTTGAAAATCATGGATATAAAAGAAGAATACACCTCAAACCTATTTGAAAGAGAATGAAAAGTAAGCATGAGAAAAGGTCTGGTTTGAAAGGAGAAAGCATTTTACAGTGATCTTTCTTTATAACTAATGATTGCAAGCTCAAGTTTTGAAACATTatgcaaaacaaacatatgacaacaataaaaaagagaaaatagcaCCACAGTCTTACTTCTAATTAATGATTGAAAGGTGAGCATTTCATCTGCTCATATGgattacaaaaaagaaacaacaaactcACGCAATAAAGAAATGCATACAAGTTCTCACAAAAACAGCATCATATAACTTCTTATTCATCACAGCAGCAAGATGAAAAGAACAAATCACAACGCCCTTCGAGTGCTTTCCGGTGATagactaaaattaaaattaaacccACTTAATCTGCAGGCAGCTATGAAACAACTTGCaaaaaaacttttgattaataaaatgataGGTATTGTTTAGAAGTCAGATCGAAAAATCCATATTAAAGCTAACCATGAACTCAATAATGAACATGAACTTGTGTAAAATGCATTTGGTAAGGAGATTTCAAGAATAGAATATGGACCATGAAATACCTTCACAAACATATAAACATTCTAAGCaatttataataaatacaaaatgagtTTCATGAATTAAATGAGTAGTGACTGAATCCAAAAAGATTTATAAATTCATACCTCTGGGGAATCATCACAGACTccaaaaacatcagcaaaatctGTTGGACTTTTCTTCAGAGTCTGGTCAGCAGGCAGCGTGTTGTCATTGTAAGATGATACAAATTTAAAGTCACTGGTTCTGGATCCTGTTGTCAGGTAGGCATCATAATTATAGGTGCTGCGTAAAGTTCCTGTACCGTCAACATCTGAGTAATTTGGAGGAAGATAAGCTCCTGGGATGGCTACTGCTCCATCAAAcaacagtctgggctttctcctaCGACAAAACCTCACAcccaggatgatgatgatgaaggtcagaAAGAAGGTGGACACAGAAACCAGCGCAATGATCAGATAAAAGGTCAGTTTGGAGTTCTTCTCATCATAagaaatgtctttcagttctgGCACTTCAGCCAAGTTATcagaaataagtaaaaacattGAACAGGTGGCAGACAGAGAGGGCTGTCCATTATCTTTCACTGCAACAATCAGGTTCTGTTTCATGCTGTCAGATTCTGAAATGTCCCGCTGTGTCCTGATTTCTCCACTGTGCAAATCAATAATGAAAAGTCCAGGATCTGTGGCTTTGACTATATGATAGGACAGCCAGGCGTTCTGTCCAGAGTCTGCGTCCACTGCTATCACTTTGGACACCAGAGACCCTCCATGTGCAGCTTTAGGGACCAACTCAGTCATGAAGGAGCTGCCCTCTGGTGCTGGATACAATATCTGAGGAGAGTTGTCATTCACATCAGATATGAACACACTGACAGTCACGTtgctgctgagaggaggagAACCATTGTCTCTGGCCATCACTTGGACTTTGAAACTCCTGAACTGTTCATAATCAAATGACCTCACAGCGTGGATCACTCCTGTGTCTCCATTAACAGATAGATAGGAGGACACCGAGGCACCGTTCACCTCACCAGGTAACAGAGAATAAATCACTGTACCGTTTTGTCTCCAGTCAGGATCTCGAGCAGAAACAGTACATAAAGAGGAGCCAGGTTTGTTATTTTCACTCACATATGCGCTGTAGGACTGTTCCTCAAACACAGGTGGGTTGTCATTGATGTCAGCTACAGATAACTGAATAGTTTTAGAGGAGGACAGAGGAGGAGAGCCTTCATCAGTGGCAATGATTGTAATGTTGTAATCAGATACTAGTTCACGGTCCAGTTGTCCTGTGGTCACCAGAGAATAATAGTTTTTAATAGAAGGAACCAACTTAAAAGGGACATTTTCCTGGATGGAGCAGCGAACCTGTCGGTTATTCTCAGAGTCTCTGTCCTGTACATTAATGATGCCCACCTCTGTACCAGCTGGAGTGTCTTCTGGTATGGGATTGGTCAGTGATTTCAGACTAACTACAGGGGCGTTGTCATTAACATCAGTGATAGAAATGATAACCTTAGCATAAGATGACAAACCCAGACCATCTTTTGCTTTAACGCGTACTTCATATGATGTTGTAACTTCATAATCTACAGCATCCATTACACGTATTTCCCCTTTCTTACTATCAATGCTGAATATTTTCATCACTTCATCTATAACATGTCCAAATTCATAGGTCACATCTCCATTCACTCCCTCATCTGCATCAGTTGCGCTCACTGTTATCACTAAAGTACCAATAGGAGAGTTTTCAGGCAGACTGGCTTTATAAACGGCCTGGCTAAACACTGGGGCGTTATCATTAGCATCCAGTACAGTTACATGTATGACCACTGTACCTGATCTCTGAGGAGATCCGCCATCTAAAGCTGCAAGGAGtaaattaatttccttttgtttttctcgaTCAAGCTCCTTATCTAAAACAAGCTccactgtgtttccattagcaGCCAGAATGAAATTTTCGTTCTTTTCAAGGCTATACTGCTGAACTGAATTTTGTCCTACATCCGCATCGTGAGCCTCCTCGATTAAAAAGCGAGCTCCTCTTACTGCCGATTCTCTAATTTCTAAGTCTATTTTTACTTCCCTAAATACTGGTGAGTTATCATTAATATCTTGAATATGAAGGCTGATCCGATGCAGCTCCAGAGGATCTTCCAAAACGAGTTCTTGTTTTAGGATACATGAAGCCTTTTCGCCACAAAGGCCTTCACGATCAATCCTCTCGGTCACCATCAGCGCTCCGTTTCTCACGTTGATGTCACAGTAACGTTTATCACTCTCCTCGGTGTCAATGCGGGCTCTTCTGGTGGACAGCGCACCTGTCTGCAGCCCGAGATCCT
This Xiphophorus hellerii strain 12219 chromosome 23, Xiphophorus_hellerii-4.1, whole genome shotgun sequence DNA region includes the following protein-coding sequences:
- the LOC116715001 gene encoding protocadherin gamma-A10-like, with protein sequence MVIFPSLVSFSFFLLHVAHGEQSYSFPEEMKRGSVIGNIAKDLGLQTGALSTRRARIDTEESDKRYCDINVRNGALMVTERIDREGLCGEKASCILKQELVLEDPLELHRISLHIQDINDNSPVFKDVKIDLEIRESADRGARFLIEEAHDADVGQNSVQQYSLEKNENFILAANGNTVELVLDKELDREKQKEINLLLTALDGGSPQRSGTVVIHVTVLDANDNAPVFSQAVYKASLPENSPIGTVVITVSATDADEGVNGDVTYDFGHVTDEVMKIFSIDSKKGEIRVMDAVDYEVTTSYEIRIKAKDGLGLSSYAKVIISITDMNDNAPVVSLKSLTNPIPEDTPAGTEVGIINVQDRDSENNRQVRCSIQENVPFKLVPSIKNYYSLVTTGQLDRELVSDYNITIFATDEGSPPLSSSKIIQLSVADINDNPPVFEEQSYSAYVSENNKPGSSLCTVSARDPDWRQNGTVIYSLLPGEVNGASVSSYLSVNGDTGVIHAVRSFDYEQFRSFKVQVMARDNGSPPLSSNVTVSVFISDINDNSPQILYPAPEGSSFMTELVPKVAHGGSLVSKVIAVDADSGQNAWLSYHIVKATDPGLFIIDLHSGEIRTQRDISESDSMKQNLIVAVKDNGQPSLSATCSMYLLISDNLAEVPELKDISYDEKNSKLTLYLIIALVSVSTFFLTFVIIILGVRFCRRRKPRLLFDGAVAIPGAYLPPNYSDVDGTGTLRSTYNYDAYLTTGSRTSDFKFVSSYNDNTLPADQTLKKSPTDFADVFGVCDDSPEV
- the LOC116715000 gene encoding protocadherin gamma-A12-like produces the protein MVIFPSLVSFSFFLLHVAHGEQSYSFPEEMKRGSVIGNIAKDLGLQTGALSTRRARIDTEESDKRYCDINVRNGALMVTERIDREGLCGEKASCILKQELVLEDPLELHRISLHIQDINDNSPVFREVKIDLEIRESAVRGARFLIEEAHDADVGQNSVQQYSLEKNENFILAANGNTVELVLDKELDREKQKEINLLLAALDGGSPQRSGTVVIHVTVLDANDNAPVFSQAVYKASLPENSPIGTLVITVSATDADEGVNGDVTYEFGHVIDEVMKIFSIDSKKGEIRVMDAVDYEVTTSYEVRVKAKDGLGLSSYAKVIISITDVNDNAPVVSLKSLTNPIPEDTPAGTEVGIINVQDRDSENNRQVRCSIQENVPFKLVPSIKNYYSLVTTGQLDRELVSDYNITIIATDEGSPPLSSSKTIQLSVADINDNPPVFEEQSYSAYVSENNKPGSSLCTVSARDPDWRQNGTVIYSLLPGEVNGASVSSYLSVNGDTGVIHAVRSFDYEQFRSFKVQVMARDNGSPPLSSNVTVSVFISDVNDNSPQILYPAPEGSSFMTELVPKAAHGGSLVSKVIAVDADSGQNAWLSYHIVKATDPGLFIIDLHSGEIRTQRDISESDSMKQNLIVAVKDNGQPSLSATCSMFLLISDNLAEVPELKDISYDEKNSKLTFYLIIALVSVSTFFLTFIIIILGVRFCRRRKPRLLFDGAVAIPGAYLPPNYSDVDGTGTLRSTYNYDAYLTTGSRTSDFKFVSSYNDNTLPADQTLKKSPTDFADVFGVCDDSPEV